In the genome of Eggerthella sp. YY7918, one region contains:
- a CDS encoding nucleoside triphosphate pyrophosphatase yields the protein MENEQNTHPVEESAEMPAFDVILASGSPRRKQLLEDAGVAFSVRVSDVDESLEPDILTDPPEAAKKLAERKAGAVVQEVLAENYTGMAMILGADTMVVCEGEIFGKPRSLSDAKHMLSRLSGRTHEVVTAVSVWLVAAPEVEKLSVGFRTFADTSRVTFRDLTDEEIADYLRKGESFDKAGAYAVQGAGADLVARVEGDLSTVIGLPVERLLREFPELLQRSI from the coding sequence ATGGAAAATGAACAGAACACTCATCCGGTGGAGGAATCCGCCGAAATGCCCGCTTTCGACGTCATCTTGGCCAGCGGGTCGCCCCGGCGCAAGCAGCTGCTTGAAGACGCGGGCGTAGCTTTCTCGGTGCGCGTGTCTGATGTGGACGAAAGCCTGGAGCCCGACATCTTGACCGATCCTCCTGAGGCGGCAAAGAAGCTGGCGGAACGCAAGGCGGGCGCGGTTGTGCAGGAAGTTCTCGCCGAAAACTACACCGGCATGGCTATGATTTTAGGTGCTGACACCATGGTTGTGTGCGAAGGCGAGATATTCGGTAAGCCGCGCAGTCTGTCGGATGCAAAGCACATGTTGAGCCGCCTCTCGGGGCGTACGCACGAGGTGGTAACGGCGGTATCGGTGTGGCTTGTGGCTGCGCCCGAAGTCGAAAAGCTTTCCGTGGGATTTCGCACGTTTGCCGACACGTCACGTGTGACATTTCGCGATTTGACCGACGAAGAAATAGCCGACTATCTGCGAAAAGGCGAGTCGTTTGACAAGGCGGGCGCCTATGCGGTTCAAGGCGCAGGTGCCGATTTGGTCGCTCGTGTCGAGGGTGATCTCAGCACTGTAATCGGTTTGCCAGTCGAGCGTTTACTGCGTGAATTCCCCGAGCTTTTGCAGCGTAGCATCTAG
- the tilS gene encoding tRNA lysidine(34) synthetase TilS, with protein sequence MSESIPIIDVAAKTLVERELAGPDSPVLLMVSGGSDSTALAYLACELRDRGLLGELAVLHVNHRLRGEAADADAQFVAQLAELLGLPLFSCSIDIAAEAARTGENVEAVARRERYLAANEALESLCLHASAPLVDGRIFTAHTADDRVESFYMRSIVGTGPGGFRAMRYRNGPVVRPLLDVSREDLQAYVSERERAGLPVVCDNEGNLWREDATNAHTDRFRAYVRHEIVPRAKERNPQLLEVLTRTMNLIADEDDMLEDMTNDAVKRHVKWIEQDDGCAPAFDAGCVLGPELSAEPLSLVRRVVVYVLQAMLGPDARVETASVDAVLGAWVGGTPCGGYVVNIQGDLAVSANKHGVRIEPMAAFRARRKPDRS encoded by the coding sequence ATGTCTGAGTCCATTCCGATCATTGACGTTGCAGCAAAGACCCTGGTTGAGCGAGAGTTGGCCGGACCTGATTCGCCCGTGTTGCTTATGGTATCTGGGGGGTCGGATTCCACCGCGCTGGCGTACCTTGCGTGCGAGCTGCGCGACCGGGGACTTTTGGGCGAGTTGGCCGTGCTGCACGTGAACCATCGGCTGCGCGGTGAAGCGGCCGATGCCGATGCGCAATTTGTGGCGCAACTGGCTGAGCTTTTGGGACTGCCGCTGTTCTCGTGCAGCATTGACATCGCGGCCGAGGCCGCGCGTACCGGCGAAAATGTGGAGGCCGTTGCGCGGCGAGAGCGTTATCTTGCGGCGAACGAGGCGCTTGAAAGTTTGTGCCTGCATGCATCGGCGCCCCTCGTCGACGGGCGTATCTTTACCGCGCATACGGCCGATGATCGTGTCGAGAGTTTCTACATGCGCTCCATCGTGGGTACCGGGCCGGGAGGCTTTCGTGCCATGCGATATCGCAACGGGCCGGTCGTTCGCCCGCTTTTGGACGTGAGTCGTGAAGATTTGCAAGCGTATGTGTCCGAGCGGGAGCGTGCCGGCTTGCCGGTCGTCTGTGACAACGAGGGGAATCTGTGGCGCGAAGATGCCACCAATGCCCATACTGACCGCTTCCGTGCCTATGTGCGTCACGAAATTGTGCCGCGCGCCAAGGAGCGCAACCCCCAGCTGCTTGAGGTGCTTACGCGCACGATGAACCTTATTGCCGATGAGGACGACATGCTGGAAGACATGACGAATGACGCGGTGAAACGTCATGTGAAGTGGATCGAGCAAGACGACGGGTGCGCGCCCGCTTTTGATGCGGGGTGTGTGCTTGGGCCTGAGCTAAGTGCCGAACCGCTTTCCCTTGTGCGCCGTGTGGTGGTGTACGTGCTGCAGGCGATGCTCGGACCCGACGCACGGGTGGAAACTGCCTCGGTGGATGCCGTGCTGGGCGCCTGGGTGGGTGGCACGCCTTGCGGCGGATACGTGGTCAACATCCAGGGAGATCTGGCAGTGAGCGCAAACAAGCACGGCGTACGTATCGAGCCGATGGCTGCGTTTCGCGCACGGCGCAAGCCCGACCGTTCATAG
- a CDS encoding biotin--[acetyl-CoA-carboxylase] ligase has product MSDLGLFHVRALEETSSTNDEVKRALEEGEPEGMVVRARRQTGGYGRQGRIWASPEGGLYCSFLLRPTVAPDALPTLSLVVGLAVRRAVVELVGEHDAEAVQIKWPNDVVVVRSRQEHASVAKLCGISVEVHAGGVCVGVGVNVLPPAERPLVGGKNEPAYLAELAPKLNRMASDDALDGVLDGLLKAFAVLYDIWQQQGFAALLDEYNAHASLTGRDVTIVDREGVPLASGTVLRVDFLGRLVLRTPQGETPITSGEAHIA; this is encoded by the coding sequence ATGAGCGATTTGGGATTGTTCCATGTGCGTGCGCTTGAGGAAACTTCCTCGACAAATGACGAGGTCAAGCGAGCGCTGGAAGAGGGCGAGCCCGAGGGAATGGTTGTGCGCGCCCGTCGGCAGACGGGTGGATATGGTCGTCAGGGTCGCATATGGGCAAGTCCCGAAGGTGGTCTGTACTGTTCGTTCTTGTTGCGCCCGACGGTTGCGCCGGACGCATTGCCCACGCTCAGTCTGGTGGTGGGCTTGGCGGTGCGCCGAGCAGTCGTCGAGCTTGTCGGCGAGCATGATGCCGAAGCCGTCCAAATCAAATGGCCCAACGATGTCGTGGTTGTACGTTCGCGTCAGGAGCATGCATCGGTTGCAAAACTCTGTGGCATTTCGGTTGAGGTGCATGCAGGGGGGGTGTGCGTAGGTGTGGGCGTAAACGTGCTGCCGCCTGCGGAGCGGCCGCTTGTCGGGGGTAAGAACGAACCTGCCTATCTGGCTGAACTTGCTCCGAAACTCAACCGCATGGCTTCCGACGATGCGCTCGACGGCGTACTCGATGGGCTACTCAAAGCGTTCGCGGTACTCTACGACATCTGGCAACAGCAGGGTTTTGCCGCCCTGCTTGACGAATACAACGCCCACGCAAGCCTCACCGGTCGCGACGTAACCATCGTCGACCGCGAAGGCGTTCCGCTTGCCTCCGGCACCGTCTTGCGCGTCGACTTCCTTGGTCGCCTGGTCCTACGAACTCCTCAAGGAGAAACCCCCATCACCTCCGGCGAAGCCCATATTGCTTGA
- the ftsH gene encoding ATP-dependent zinc metalloprotease FtsH codes for MAQQNKQPNKQTQLQQPNPRTTIISIILFALVAFFVGQQFMNMSSAGAKPTDKLITSEFVQAVEQDRVTKVVYSAGDYTVSGSYFPAVTAGSTAAEGFNDAFQALNARMATLKNPDTGKALGGVGTTDIAVSELGVERNFTSTYYGGSLDTLLAAHPDTSYEVTLPSPFMDILAMLLPIGLITLVLLFFFSKMQQANNSQMSFGKAKTKKSVEERPDVKFSDVAGVDEAVEEMQEIKDFLANPAKYQSMGAKIPRGCLLVGPPGTGKTLLARAVAGEAGVPFFSISGSDFVEMFVGVGASRVRDLFQQAKDASPAIIFIDEIDAVGRQRGTGLGGGHDEREQTLNQLLVEMDGFESNDSVVLIAATNRADVLDPALLRPGRFDRQIVVDAPDVKGREKILQVHSKDKPIGSDVDLSKVAKLTPGFTGADLANLMNESALLTARRGKKIITQQEVSESMERVIAGPERKGRVLDEKTKHTIAYHESGHALVGHLLPHADPVHKISIISRGRALGYTLSIPKEDKVLNSLGEMRDELAVFMGGRVAEEIFCDDITTGASNDLERATKMARAIVTQYGMSAELGTQVFGQPNHEVFLGRDYGNTQDYSEETAKRIDDEVARIMKDAHDRAHEILASHREQMDLMASVLLERETVEGEACLALLDNTWDEYLKHEDEIIARKEAEEAAARARDEHLADPNWKEEPVEPGDQDPNPPYREAAQGEAGADAEAPATPSDATVEPIQPVVPEGGLIDPAPNATEPKQEGDEKK; via the coding sequence ATGGCACAGCAAAATAAACAACCAAACAAGCAGACGCAGCTTCAACAGCCGAATCCGCGCACGACTATCATTTCGATCATCCTGTTCGCGCTTGTCGCCTTCTTTGTGGGGCAGCAGTTTATGAACATGTCGTCGGCGGGCGCAAAGCCCACTGACAAGCTGATCACGTCGGAGTTTGTGCAGGCAGTCGAGCAGGATCGTGTGACAAAAGTGGTGTACAGCGCCGGAGACTACACGGTATCCGGTTCGTATTTCCCGGCGGTCACGGCAGGTTCAACCGCCGCCGAAGGGTTCAACGATGCCTTCCAGGCGCTCAACGCGCGCATGGCTACGCTTAAAAATCCCGACACCGGCAAGGCGCTCGGAGGGGTGGGTACCACCGACATCGCCGTGTCCGAACTGGGAGTGGAGCGCAACTTCACTTCAACCTATTACGGCGGTTCGCTTGACACGTTGTTGGCCGCTCATCCGGACACGTCATACGAGGTGACGCTGCCGTCGCCGTTCATGGATATTCTGGCTATGTTGCTGCCCATCGGTCTTATCACGCTGGTGTTGCTGTTCTTCTTCTCGAAGATGCAGCAGGCCAACAATTCGCAGATGTCGTTTGGCAAGGCCAAAACGAAGAAGAGCGTCGAGGAGCGCCCGGACGTGAAGTTCTCGGACGTGGCCGGCGTGGATGAAGCCGTAGAAGAGATGCAGGAGATCAAAGACTTCCTTGCGAACCCGGCGAAGTACCAGTCTATGGGCGCGAAGATCCCGCGCGGTTGTTTGCTGGTGGGCCCTCCGGGTACCGGTAAAACGCTGCTTGCGCGCGCTGTTGCGGGCGAGGCGGGTGTGCCGTTCTTCAGCATTTCGGGTTCGGACTTTGTGGAAATGTTCGTAGGCGTGGGTGCCTCCCGCGTGCGCGACCTGTTCCAGCAGGCCAAGGATGCCAGCCCCGCCATCATCTTCATCGACGAGATTGACGCGGTGGGCCGTCAGCGCGGTACCGGCTTGGGCGGCGGCCACGACGAGCGCGAGCAGACGCTGAACCAGCTGCTCGTGGAAATGGACGGTTTCGAGAGCAACGACTCCGTGGTGCTCATCGCCGCCACCAACCGTGCCGACGTTCTTGACCCGGCACTGCTGCGTCCCGGCCGTTTCGATCGCCAAATTGTGGTGGACGCGCCCGACGTGAAGGGCCGCGAGAAGATTTTGCAGGTGCATTCCAAAGACAAGCCTATCGGGTCGGATGTCGACCTGTCGAAGGTGGCCAAGCTCACGCCGGGCTTTACAGGTGCCGACCTGGCCAACCTCATGAACGAGTCGGCGCTTTTGACGGCGCGTCGTGGTAAGAAGATTATCACGCAGCAGGAAGTTTCCGAGTCGATGGAGCGCGTTATCGCAGGTCCGGAGCGCAAGGGTCGCGTGCTTGACGAAAAGACGAAGCACACCATCGCCTACCACGAGAGCGGCCACGCCTTGGTGGGGCACCTGCTGCCGCATGCCGACCCCGTGCACAAGATTTCAATCATTTCGCGCGGTCGGGCTTTGGGCTATACCTTGTCCATTCCCAAGGAAGATAAGGTGCTCAACTCGCTGGGTGAGATGCGCGACGAGCTGGCTGTGTTTATGGGCGGCCGCGTTGCGGAGGAGATTTTCTGCGACGACATTACCACCGGTGCGTCGAACGACCTTGAGCGCGCCACGAAGATGGCTCGCGCTATCGTCACGCAGTACGGCATGAGCGCCGAGTTGGGCACGCAGGTGTTCGGTCAGCCCAACCACGAGGTGTTCCTGGGCCGCGACTACGGTAACACGCAGGACTACTCCGAGGAAACGGCCAAGCGCATCGACGATGAGGTGGCGCGCATTATGAAGGACGCGCACGACCGCGCCCACGAGATTTTGGCGAGCCATCGTGAGCAGATGGATTTGATGGCAAGCGTGCTGCTTGAGCGCGAGACCGTCGAAGGCGAGGCGTGCTTGGCCCTGCTCGACAACACATGGGATGAATACCTGAAGCACGAGGACGAGATTATCGCTCGCAAGGAGGCCGAAGAGGCCGCTGCGCGTGCGCGCGACGAGCATCTGGCCGATCCCAACTGGAAAGAAGAGCCGGTTGAGCCGGGCGACCAGGACCCGAACCCGCCCTACCGCGAGGCAGCCCAAGGTGAAGCTGGTGCGGATGCGGAAGCTCCGGCCACTCCCTCCGACGCAACGGTGGAACCGATCCAGCCCGTTGTGCCTGAGGGCGGTCTGATCGATCCAGCGCCCAACGCGACTGAGCCCAAGCAGGAAGGCGACGAGAAGAAATAA
- the folP gene encoding dihydropteroate synthase gives MIWRCSTHEFDTRMPIVMGILNVTPDSFSDGGEHDTPDAALAHAERMLEEGARIIDVGGESTRPGATPVSVEDECARVLPVVCALAERDVCVSIDTRHAEVARACLEAGASIVNDVSGFRDPAMVEVVRESDCGVVVMHMQGEPSTMQDAPTYGDVVADVRDWLAAQAASLEAAGIAHERICIDPGPGFGKTPRQTLELVRNFQEFARLGYPVMAALSRKSYLGFAYGIENPADRDRVSAAEALMACELGASIVRTHNVAATVKALEELRPYVFLGMGCNVPLVAEPGEEREGKIAMLNQAITELCSLPDSQIVDISSFYESEPAYYEDQDTFINAVVLLRSGIAPKELLGYLHAIENSLGRVREIENGPRTCDLDILDYQLYVVDTDVLTLPHPRIMERDFVVKPLLELRPHHVLANDVPVTTEAVKVGKAVRL, from the coding sequence ATGATCTGGCGCTGTTCAACGCATGAGTTCGATACGAGAATGCCCATTGTCATGGGCATTCTCAACGTTACCCCCGATTCGTTTTCTGACGGCGGTGAGCATGACACGCCGGATGCCGCCCTTGCGCACGCCGAGCGCATGCTTGAAGAGGGCGCGCGCATTATCGATGTGGGCGGCGAGTCCACGCGGCCTGGTGCCACCCCCGTGAGCGTGGAAGACGAATGTGCCCGTGTGCTGCCGGTGGTTTGTGCGCTCGCCGAGCGCGACGTGTGCGTGAGTATCGACACACGTCATGCCGAGGTGGCGCGCGCCTGTCTTGAGGCGGGAGCGTCCATCGTGAATGACGTTTCCGGTTTTCGCGACCCCGCCATGGTGGAGGTCGTGCGCGAGTCCGATTGCGGCGTAGTGGTCATGCACATGCAGGGCGAACCTTCCACTATGCAGGATGCGCCGACTTACGGGGATGTGGTGGCCGACGTGCGCGATTGGTTGGCCGCGCAGGCGGCTTCGCTTGAGGCTGCCGGTATTGCGCACGAGCGTATCTGTATCGATCCCGGTCCAGGCTTCGGGAAAACACCCCGGCAAACGCTTGAGCTGGTGCGCAACTTCCAAGAGTTCGCGCGCCTGGGCTATCCGGTGATGGCAGCGCTCTCGCGCAAGAGCTACCTGGGTTTCGCCTACGGTATTGAAAATCCTGCGGACCGCGATCGCGTGTCCGCCGCCGAGGCGCTTATGGCGTGTGAACTGGGCGCAAGCATCGTGCGTACGCATAATGTGGCGGCGACGGTGAAGGCGCTCGAAGAGCTGCGTCCCTACGTATTTTTGGGCATGGGCTGCAACGTGCCGCTGGTGGCCGAACCGGGCGAAGAGCGCGAGGGCAAAATTGCCATGCTCAACCAGGCCATAACCGAGCTGTGCTCATTGCCCGATTCGCAGATCGTCGATATTTCAAGCTTTTACGAAAGCGAGCCGGCGTATTACGAGGACCAAGATACGTTCATCAACGCTGTCGTGTTGCTGCGCTCTGGCATTGCGCCCAAGGAGCTTCTGGGCTATTTACACGCCATCGAAAACAGCCTCGGCCGCGTTCGCGAGATTGAGAACGGCCCGCGTACCTGTGATCTCGACATTCTTGACTACCAGCTCTACGTGGTCGACACCGACGTGCTCACGCTGCCGCACCCGCGCATCATGGAGCGCGACTTCGTGGTGAAGCCGCTGCTTGAGCTGCGCCCCCATCACGTGCTTGCGAACGATGTCCCCGTGACGACCGAAGCCGTAAAAGTGGGGAAGGCTGTTCGGCTTTAA
- a CDS encoding FAD-dependent oxidoreductase, giving the protein MTSMNRRDFLKGAAVTGGAAALMGLAGCSPQGSKASKETSDTATASNAHPWETTPEPIADIAETKDYDIVIVGAGIAGLSAAEAAARSGAKTVVLDRAGQCSGRGQDFGGIGARVQIENGVNVDPEEAARLLHQSSMQMANYNLIYTWASRSGKVFDHIEEIAKDQGYQIIPADGSSGTAKFGWNVLEERFRVLQTGMNVLTAEGENLYPTPMCTILETAASSAGAEFVYNTHAEQLVGNASEGITGVIVTAEDGKHVQYNAAKGVILATGDIGGSEEMLKAWCPIALRADANGYMPEGCNTGDGLLMGLWAGAALSRSTPAHMVHQFAFDNYDFPLTSFYMAWLNVDRRGIRYGADLPFEPYLTNARMCTPGNVAWSIFDSDYDIYVKRQQPDTYDSVLSWAPEAIEEFQGTEFLYKADTIEELAGLISVPADALQNTIDHYNELFESGEDPDFGVPAQFLSQVKTPPFYATPNLCSTLVVPYGLHVNDDSQVCTEEDEPIAGLFAIGNVQGDFFSFEYPVHCPGVSHGRCITFGQLVGEALAHDTVITQTV; this is encoded by the coding sequence ATGACAAGTATGAACCGAAGGGACTTTCTCAAAGGCGCTGCGGTAACAGGAGGAGCTGCCGCCTTGATGGGGCTTGCAGGGTGTTCTCCGCAGGGGAGCAAAGCTTCGAAGGAGACATCCGATACGGCAACCGCATCGAACGCGCATCCTTGGGAAACCACCCCCGAGCCCATTGCCGATATAGCCGAAACGAAAGACTACGACATCGTCATTGTCGGGGCGGGCATCGCGGGGCTTTCGGCAGCCGAAGCGGCTGCACGCAGCGGCGCGAAAACCGTCGTGCTCGACCGCGCTGGCCAATGTAGCGGTCGAGGCCAGGATTTCGGCGGTATCGGTGCACGCGTACAGATCGAGAACGGGGTCAACGTTGATCCTGAAGAAGCAGCGCGTTTGCTGCATCAGTCATCCATGCAGATGGCGAACTACAACCTTATCTATACTTGGGCATCGCGCTCGGGAAAGGTGTTCGACCATATTGAGGAAATCGCAAAAGACCAGGGCTATCAGATTATCCCCGCCGATGGATCGTCGGGTACTGCCAAGTTCGGCTGGAATGTGCTCGAAGAGCGCTTCCGCGTTCTGCAAACGGGTATGAACGTATTGACCGCAGAGGGCGAAAACCTGTATCCCACGCCCATGTGCACCATTCTTGAAACTGCGGCATCGAGTGCGGGCGCGGAATTCGTGTATAACACCCATGCTGAACAGCTTGTTGGCAATGCATCCGAAGGAATCACCGGGGTGATCGTGACCGCAGAAGACGGCAAACATGTGCAGTACAACGCAGCAAAGGGTGTTATTCTGGCAACAGGCGACATCGGGGGTAGCGAAGAGATGCTGAAGGCGTGGTGCCCGATTGCGCTTCGTGCCGATGCAAACGGCTATATGCCCGAGGGATGCAATACGGGCGACGGTCTGCTTATGGGCCTCTGGGCCGGGGCGGCGCTGTCGCGCTCGACACCGGCTCATATGGTTCATCAATTCGCATTCGATAATTACGACTTTCCGCTCACTTCGTTTTACATGGCATGGCTGAACGTCGATAGACGTGGCATTCGCTACGGAGCTGATCTTCCCTTTGAGCCCTATCTCACCAATGCGCGTATGTGCACACCTGGAAACGTCGCTTGGAGCATTTTCGATTCCGATTACGATATCTACGTGAAGCGTCAGCAGCCTGATACATACGATAGTGTTCTGTCGTGGGCTCCAGAAGCAATAGAGGAATTCCAGGGCACTGAGTTTTTGTACAAGGCTGATACGATCGAGGAATTGGCGGGGCTTATCAGCGTTCCGGCCGATGCGTTGCAAAATACCATCGATCATTACAATGAGTTGTTCGAATCTGGCGAAGACCCTGATTTCGGTGTTCCGGCTCAGTTTCTCTCTCAGGTCAAAACACCGCCATTTTACGCAACGCCGAATTTGTGCAGTACGCTTGTTGTGCCATATGGCTTACATGTTAATGACGACTCGCAAGTTTGCACCGAGGAAGATGAGCCTATTGCGGGTCTGTTCGCTATCGGCAACGTGCAAGGGGACTTCTTCTCGTTCGAATACCCCGTGCACTGCCCGGGTGTAAGCCATGGTCGTTGCATTACTTTCGGCCAGTTGGTCGGTGAAGCTTTGGCTCATGACACGGTGATTACCCAGACCGTTTAA
- the hpt gene encoding hypoxanthine phosphoribosyltransferase, with translation MREKGEASYDEKARTVHNDIAEVLFAEDVLAQRVEEIGAAITRDYADVEEGIVLISVLRGAAIFMADLARKIELPVEMDYMAVSSYGSGAKSSGVVRILKDLSSQIEGRHVVVAEDILDSGLTLTYLLKNLASRRPASLEVATLLRKKTLAQAKIDCKYVGFECPDLFIVGYGLDYAERYRNLPYIGVLKPEIYQHADSIASAH, from the coding sequence ATGCGCGAAAAGGGCGAAGCGTCGTACGACGAAAAGGCGAGGACTGTGCATAACGACATCGCAGAAGTTTTGTTCGCAGAAGACGTACTTGCTCAGCGCGTGGAAGAAATTGGCGCTGCAATTACGCGCGACTATGCCGATGTCGAAGAGGGTATTGTTCTCATCTCGGTGCTGCGCGGAGCGGCCATCTTTATGGCTGACCTTGCGCGTAAAATCGAGTTGCCGGTGGAGATGGACTACATGGCAGTGTCGTCGTATGGCAGCGGAGCGAAGAGTTCCGGCGTCGTTCGCATCCTCAAAGACCTTTCGTCCCAGATTGAGGGTCGACACGTTGTCGTGGCCGAGGATATTCTCGACTCCGGTCTTACCCTGACGTACCTGTTGAAAAATTTGGCTTCACGTCGTCCGGCGTCTCTTGAAGTGGCGACGCTGCTGCGCAAGAAGACGTTGGCCCAAGCAAAGATCGATTGCAAATACGTCGGTTTCGAGTGCCCCGATCTGTTCATTGTCGGGTATGGGCTCGATTATGCCGAACGGTATCGCAACCTTCCTTACATTGGCGTTTTGAAGCCGGAAATTTACCAGCACGCGGACTCGATTGCGAGCGCCCATTGA
- a CDS encoding helix-turn-helix transcriptional regulator, with protein sequence MESTSNTTVNRPECSSTALKYAIPIVGATFLWLPELFILNSTRADIASFFFTNAAYPWFLLFGTVAVGCLLFSRVADIKGTTWLLVLSAFVYAFGIALHYLALLAPSLASFFWIGAALAGMGFGVLMMKWGSFFIDIPLRAIKIIMLCVAALTALASLVPAALPLSPSVLLAASLLPLASAWLLQQSERFVPTFGREMSRLPRKSVRIKSTFIIGIASVSIGFGIMKTLSLTGSFSFPLGGDVLLSLITVSLLAFILLNRKESGYSVSWKIIVTIMILGFLLLMMRGQESIGQAYAVSSIGYDLFEYVLWIASVDAAKYSKQPPLRFVAYTFVFTIGGQFFGSIVAGTLLEIVDLSQAAFLLGALSIVAMVAAIIWFFPADVVRSIFTDQAGELKQQNGSDAMPSKTHLLDNAAKQEDLKRQLRLSYNLTERETEVAALLSNGRSAKFIQQELVISESTAWTHIRHIYRKMEVATRQEYLTKIEELGQSEYAE encoded by the coding sequence TTGGAGTCAACGAGCAACACTACAGTAAACAGGCCAGAGTGTTCCTCAACTGCCTTAAAATATGCGATTCCTATTGTCGGAGCAACCTTTCTTTGGCTTCCCGAGCTTTTCATTCTCAATTCTACTCGTGCGGACATCGCCTCGTTCTTCTTCACAAATGCCGCCTATCCATGGTTTCTTCTATTCGGCACCGTCGCGGTTGGATGCCTGCTTTTCAGCCGCGTCGCCGACATTAAAGGCACGACGTGGCTTTTGGTGCTGAGCGCATTTGTATACGCCTTTGGCATCGCTCTCCACTACCTCGCCTTGCTCGCGCCGAGCCTCGCGAGCTTTTTCTGGATCGGAGCCGCGCTCGCCGGTATGGGATTCGGCGTACTTATGATGAAATGGGGGTCATTTTTCATCGACATCCCCTTGCGCGCCATCAAAATCATCATGCTGTGCGTTGCAGCCTTGACGGCGCTTGCATCTCTTGTACCGGCGGCATTGCCGCTATCGCCGTCGGTCCTCCTCGCGGCTTCGCTTCTGCCCCTTGCAAGCGCTTGGCTGCTGCAGCAATCCGAGCGTTTCGTGCCGACATTTGGACGAGAGATGTCGCGTCTGCCGAGAAAGTCGGTGCGTATAAAATCGACGTTCATCATCGGCATAGCCTCTGTCTCCATAGGTTTCGGCATCATGAAGACACTCAGCCTGACCGGTTCGTTCTCGTTTCCCTTAGGAGGGGATGTTCTACTCTCTCTCATAACCGTTTCGCTACTCGCCTTTATCTTGTTGAATCGAAAGGAATCCGGCTACAGCGTGTCTTGGAAGATAATCGTCACGATTATGATCCTTGGATTCCTTCTGCTCATGATGCGCGGACAAGAAAGCATTGGACAGGCGTATGCCGTCTCCAGTATTGGGTACGACTTGTTTGAGTATGTGCTTTGGATTGCGAGTGTAGATGCGGCAAAATACTCGAAGCAGCCACCTCTCCGATTTGTCGCCTACACCTTTGTATTCACCATTGGCGGTCAATTTTTCGGCTCCATCGTAGCAGGAACATTACTTGAGATCGTCGATCTCTCGCAAGCCGCCTTCCTACTTGGCGCGCTCTCGATCGTGGCCATGGTTGCAGCCATCATCTGGTTTTTCCCCGCTGACGTTGTCAGGAGCATCTTTACCGACCAAGCCGGGGAGCTGAAACAGCAAAATGGGTCCGACGCCATGCCTTCAAAAACTCACCTGCTTGACAATGCTGCCAAACAGGAAGACCTTAAGCGGCAGCTTCGCCTTTCGTACAACCTTACCGAGCGCGAAACGGAAGTGGCCGCCCTTCTGTCGAATGGTCGAAGTGCTAAGTTCATCCAACAGGAACTCGTCATCAGCGAGAGCACGGCATGGACGCACATTCGCCATATCTACCGCAAGATGGAAGTGGCAACCCGGCAAGAATACCTGACTAAAATCGAAGAACTGGGACAGTCCGAATACGCAGAATAA